The DNA segment TTCGGGCGGCTGGTCACTCGGCGCCGAGTCCGGCGTCGTCGGCTGCGGGTTTGCCCGCGGCCTTGAGGAGCTTGTTGAGCGGCTTCAGGTCGTAGATGCCCTTGAGGTCGGGCTTGTCCAGCAGACCCGCGTCCACCGCGTGTTCGGCCTGCGCGTCGAGCGTGGCGGCCAGCGGGTCGTCGGTGATCCGGATCGACTTCCAGGCCGGGTCGATGACCTCGGGCGGCAGTTCCTTGCCGGTGAGCTTCTTCAGCGCGGCGTTGGCGGACTTCTTCGCCTTGTCCGGGTTGTCGTTGATCCAGGCGTTGGTGGCCATGGAGCCGCGCAGCACGGCCTCCACGACGTCCGGGTGTTCGTCGAGGAACTTCTGCGACACGATGATGTTGGTGATCACGAACTTGTCGTCCGGCCACAGCGTCGACTCGTCCAGCAGTTCCTTCGCGCCCTCGGCGACCAGCTTGGCGGCGGTCGGCTCGGGCACCCAGGCGCCGTCGATGGAGCCGGAGCGGTAGGCGTTGGGGGCCACCTTGTTGTCCGTGCGGATGACGGAGACGTCGCCCTTGCCGCTCTGCGCGTCGACCTTCCAGCCCTGCTCGGAGATCCAGTGGAGGAACGCCACGTCCTGGGTGTTGCCGAGCTGCGGGGTGGTGATCCGCTTGCCCTTGACGTCGGCCGTGGTCCTGATCTTCTCCGGGTTCACGACGAGCTTGACGCCGCCGGAGGCGGAGCCCCCGATGATCCGCAGGTTCTGGCCCTTGGACTTGGTGTAGCCGTTGATGGCCGGCGACGGGCCGATGAAGCCGATGTCGATCGAGCCGGCGTTCAGCGCCTCGATCTCGGACGGGCCGGCGTTGAAGACGGCTGTCTTGAGCTGGGTGCCGCCCAGTTCCTTCTGGAACAGCCCCTCCTGGTCGCCCACGAGCGCGGTGGCGTGGGTGAGGTTGGGGAAGTACCCGATGCGCACGGTGTCGGCGGACAGCTTCTCGCCCTTGGCGGTGTGCGCCTTCGCGTCGTCCGGCGCCTGCGAGCCGTAGCCGCAGGCGGTCAGGGCCAGGGCCAGCAGGGGCGGGGCGGCGAGTGCGGCGATGCCACGGCGCCGCGTGGTACGGGGGGCAGGCACGGGAGGTGTTCCTCTCGGAGGCCCGGTGCTCACGCCCCTCGTATATGCGGGGGCGCGGCCGGGAGATCGGCAGGTCTGCGTCTGGACGGGCGGTGCGGTTGGTGCTGCCGGGCGCGCGGGCGGTGCGCGTACGTCATCGCGCACATCGCCCGACACCGCCCTGCCCACTCCCGACCGCGCCGCTGCCGATGCGGCCGCCCTCCTTGGCGAAGGTCGAGAAGACGTCGACACCCATCAGAAGTCCCACTCCGCGTCGTCGTCCGCGGCAGCCGGCTCCTCGGCGGCGGCGAACGAGGCGCCCGCCATGCCGGCCGAGAGCGTGGTGCCGTCCGCCGGGTCGATCAGCAGGAAGGAACCGGTGCGGCGGGAGTCGGCGTACGCGTCGAGCGCGAGCGGCTCGGCGGTACGGACCACGACCCGGCCGATGTCGTTGGCGACGAGCCTGCCCGGCGCCGGGTGCTGGGACAGGTCGTCGAGACCCAGCCGCGACGGGATGTCCTTCACGATCGCCTTGACCGTGCGGGTGGTGTGCTTGAGCAGCACCCGCCGGCCCACGGTGAGCGGCTCGTCCGCGACGTGGCAGACGGTCGCCTCGACGTCCTGGGTGGTGACCGGGGCGTCGGCGGCCGGGGCGATGAGGTCGCCGCGCGAGACGTCGATGTCGTCCGTGAGGCGCAGCGTCACCGACTGGGGCGCCCAGGCGATGTTCACGCTCTCGCCGAGCAGGTCGATGCCCTCGATGGTGGTGGTGCGGCCCGAGGGCAGCACGGTGACGGCGTCGCCGACCCGGAACACGCCGGCCGCGATCTGGCCCGCGTAGCCCCGGTAGTCGGGGTGCTCGGCGGTCTGCGGCCGGATCACGTACTGGACCGGGAAGCGGGCGTGGCAGGCGGTCAGGTCGTGGCTGACCGGGACCGTCTCCAGGTGCTCCAGGACGGTCGGGCCGCCGTACCAGTCCATGTTCGCGGACGGCTCGACGACGTTGTCGCCGGCCAGCGCGGATATGGGTATCGCGGTGATCTCCGGCACCCCGAGGGAGGCCGCGTACGCGGTGAACTCCTCGGCGATGGCGGCGAACACCGGCTCCGCGTAGTCGACCAGGTCCATCTTGTTGACGGCGAGGACGACGTGCGGGACGCGCAGCAGGGCGGCGACGGCGGCGTGCCGGCGGGTCTGCTCGACGACGCCGTTGCGGGCGTCGACCAGCACCACGGCCAGCTCGGCGGTGGAGGCGCCGGTGACCATGTTCCGGGTGTACTGCACATGGCCGGGCGTGTCGGCGAGGATGAACCGGCGCCGGGCGGTGGCGAAGTAGCGGTAGGCGACATCGATGGTGATGCCCTGCTCGCGCTCGGCGCGCAGTCCGTCGGTCAGCAGCGCCAGGTCCGGCGCCTCCTGACCGCGGTTGCGCGAGGCGTGCTCGACCGCCTCCAGCTGGTCGGTGAGGACCGACTTGGAGTCGTGCAGCAGCCGCCCGACGAGCGTGGACTTGCCGTCGTCCACCGACCCCGCGGTGGCGAACCGCAGCAGGGTGGTGGCCGCGAGCAGCTCGGCCGACTGGGTGGGCGTGGTCATCTTAGAAGTACCCCTCGCGCTTGCGGTCTTCCATCGCGGCCTCGGACATCTTGTCGTCGGCACGGGTGGCGCCCCGTTCGGTGAGCCGGGAGGCGGCGATCTCGGTGATCACCGCGTCCAGCGTGGTGGCGTCGGAGTCCACGGCGCCGGTGCAGGACATGTCGCCGACGGTGCGGTAGCGCACCTGCCGGGTCTCGGTCCGCTCGTGCTCCTTGGGCCCGCCCCAGTCGCCGGCGGTCAGCCACATCCCGGAGCGGTTGAAGACCTCGCGCTCGTGGGCGAAGTAGATCGACGGGAGCTCGATGCCCTCGTGCTGGATGTACTGCCAGACGTCCAGCTCGGTCCAGTTGGAGATCGGGAAGACGCGGACGTGCTCACCGGGCGCGTGCCGGCCGTTGTACAGGTTCCACAGCTCGGGGCGCTGGCGGCGCGGGTCCCACTGGGAGAACTCGTCGCGCAGCGAGAACACCCGCTCCTTGGCACGGGCCTTCTCCTCGTCGCGCCGGCCACCGCCGAAGACGGCGTCGAAGCGGTGCTGCTGGATGGCCTCGGTCAGCGGCACGGTCTGCAGCGGGTTGCGGGTGCCGTCGGGGCGCTCGCGGAGCTTGCCGGCGTCGATGTACTCCTGGACCGACGCGACGTGCAGCCGCAGCCCGTGCTCGGCGACCACGCGGTCGCGGTAGGCCAGCACCTCGGGGAAGTTGTGCCCGGTGTCCACGTGCAGCAGCGCGAAGGGCACCGGCGCGGGGGCGAACGCCTTGAGCGCCAGGTGCAGCATCAGGATCGAGTCCTTGCCGCCGGAGAACAGGATCACCGGCTTCTCGAACTCGCCCGCCACCTCGCGGAAGATGTGCACCGCCTCGGACTCCAGCGAGTCCAGGTGGCTCAGCGCGTACGGATGGTCGGTGCCCTCATGCACAGTCGCGACGGTCGTCACGCCGCACCCCTCTCGCTCAGCAGCGCGTACAGCTCCGCCGCGGACTCCTGCACGGTCTGGCGGTGCGACTCGATGCGCAGATCGGGCGACTCGGGTGCCTCGTAGGGGTCGTCCACCCCGGTGAGCCCGGATATCTCGCCCGCCGCCTGCTTGGCGTACAGCCCCTTCACATCGCGTTCCGAGCACACCTCGACCGGCGTGGCCACGTGCACCTCCAGGTACGCGGTGCCCTCGGCCTCGTGCCGCTTGCGGACGGCGTCCCTGCTGTCCGCGTACGGGGCGATGACCGGGACCAGGGCCTTGACGCCGTTGGCCGCCAGCAGCTCGGCGACGAAGCCGATCCGCTGGACGTTGGTGTGCCGGTCCTCGCGGGAGAAGCCCAGACCGGCCGAGAGGAACTCGCGGATCTCGTCGCCGTCGAGCACCTCGACGCGGTGGCCCTCGGCCCGCAGCCGCCCGGCGAGTTCGTACGCGATGGTGGTCTTGCCGGCGCTCGGCAGACCGGTCAGCCAGACGGTGGCTCCCGTCTCCGTCACGCTCATCGAATTCTCCTGATCAGTCGTCATCAGCCGTGCAGCCCGCACTCGGTCTTGCCCCGCCCGGCCCAGCGGCCGGCCCGCGCGTCCTCGCCCTCCAGCACCCGGCGGGTGCAGGGCGCGCAGCCGACGGAGGCGTAGCCGTCCATCAGCAGCGGGTTGGTGAGCACCCCGTGCTCGGCGACGTAGGCGTCGACGTCGTCCTGGGTCCAGCGGGCGATGGGCGAGATCTTGACCTTGCGGCGCTTCTCGTCCCAGCCGACCACCGGGGTGTTCGCCCGGGTCGGGGACTCGTCGCGGCGCAGCCCGGTCGCCCAGGCCGCGTAGCCGGTCAGGCCCTCTTCCAGCGGCCGGACCTTGCGCAGCTTGCAGCAGAGGTCGGGGTCGCGGTCGTGCAGCTTCGGCCCGTACGCGGCGTCCTGCTCGGCGACCGTCTGACGCGGGGTCAGCGTGATGACGTTGACGTCCATCACGGCGTCGACCGCGTCGCGGGTGCCGATGGTCTCCTCGAAGTGGTAGCCGGTGTCGAGGAACACCACGTCCACGCCCGGCATGGCGCGCGAGGCGAGGTGGGCCACGACCGCGTCCTCCATCGAGGAGGTGACGCAGAACCGCTTGCCGAAGGTGTCGGCGGCCCACTTCAGGATGTCGAGCGCGGAGGCGTCCTCCAGCTCGCGCCCGGCCCGCTCGGCCAGGTCCCTCAGCTCGTCGTCGGTGAGCGTGTCCAGCTCCTGAGCGACCGTCATGTCCCGTCCCCTCCCACGTCGTTGCGCTGCAGTCCCCGGCTCAGCAGACCCAGGAACCTCAGCTGGAACGCGCGATTGCAGGAGGCGCATTCCCATGCCCCGTGCCCGGTCTCGTGCGGGCGCAGGTCCTCGTCGCCGCAGTAGGGGCAGTGGAACGGAGCGGCGCGCTCGCTCATGACAGCGACTCCACGCTCGCGCGGGCGGCCCAGGCGGCGAACCGCTCGCCCTCCTCGCGCTCGGCCTGGAACCGGACGAGGACGCGCTCGATGTAGTCGGGCAGGTCGTCGGAGGTGACCTTGAGGCCGCGCACCTTGCGGCCGAAGGTGGCGTCCACGCCGAGCGAGCCGCCGAGGTGGACCTGGTAGCCGCCGACCTGCTCGCCGTCCGCGGTCATCATCAGCTGGCCCTTGAGGCCGATGTCCGCGGTCTGGATGCGGGCGCAGGCGTTCGGGCAGCCGTTGATGTTGATGGTGATCGGCTCGTCGAAGTCCGGGAGGCGGCGCTCCAGTTCGTCGATGAGGTCGCTGCCCCGCTTCTTGGTGTCGACGATCGCCAGCTTGCAGAACTCGATGCCGGTGCAGGCCATCGTGCCGCGCCGGAACGTCGAGGGGTTGACCCGCAGGTCCATCGCCTCGAGGCTCTCGACCAGCGAGGTGACCCGGTCCTCGGGCACGTCCAGGATGATCAGCTTCTGCTCGACCGTGGTGGAGACCCGGCCGGAGCCGTGCGCCTCGGCCAGCTCGGCGATCTTGCCGATCTGGGAGCCGTCCAGCCGGCCGACGCGCGGGGCGCAGCCCACGTAGAAGCGGCCGTCCTTCTGCCGGTGCACGCCCATGTGGTCGCGCCAGCGCTGCTTGGGCTGCTCGGGCGCGGGCCCGTCGCTCAGCTTGCGCAGCAGGTACTCGTCCTCCAGCACCTGGCGGAACTTCTCCGGGCCCCAGTCGGCGATCAGGAACTTCAGCCGGGCGCGGTTGCGCAGCCGGCGGTAGCCGTAGTCGCGGAAGATGGAGGTGACGCCCTCCCAGACGTCCGGCACGTCCTCCTCGGGCACCCAGGCGCCCAGGCGCACCCCGAACCGGGGGTTGGTGGACAGGCCGCCGCCGACCCACAGATCGAAGCCGGGGCCGTGCTCGGGGTGGACGACGCCGACGAACGAGATGTCGTTGATCTCGTGCGCCACGTCCAGCACGGGCGAGCCGGAGACCGCGGTCTTGTACTTGCGGGGCAGGTTGGAGAAGCGCGGGTCGCCGAGGTAGCGGCGGGCGATCTCGTCGAGCGCGGCGGAGCCGTCGATGATCTCGTCCTCGGCCACGCCCGCGACGGGCGAGCCCAGCATGCCGCGCGGGCAGTCACCGCACGCCTCGGTGGTGGACAGGCCGACGGCCTCCAGCTCGCGCCAGATGGCCGGCACGTCCTCGATGCGCACCCAGTGCAGCTGGATGTTCTGACGGTCCGTGATGTCCGCCGAGCCGCGAGCGTACTTCTGCGACACCTGGCCTATGACGCGGAGTTGGGCGGTGGTGAGCCGGCCGCCGGTCACCCGGACCCGCAGCATGAAGTACTTGTCCTCGAGCTCCTCCGGCTCCAGCGCGCCGGTGTGGCCGCCGTCGATTCCGGGGCGGCGCTGGGTGTAGAGCCCCCACCAGCGGAAGCGTCCGCGCAGGTCGTTGGGGTCGATCGAGTCGAAGCCACGCTTGGAGTAGATCGTCTCAATGCGTGTCCGCACATTGAGACCGTCGTCGTCCCGCTTGAACTGTTCGGTGCCGTTCAGGGGCGTTGTGTATCCCAGGCCCCACTGACCTTCACCACGGTGCCGACCGGCCTTGCGGCGGGGCGTGGCGGTAGCAGGTTGTTCGGTGCTGGCCATGGCAAATTCGTCCTTCGGGACTGCAGGAGGGCGGCTCTGAACTGCACACTCGCGTGAAGCGCGGCGGTGCGCAGGCTGAACTGAAGCAAAGGGGGATCGCGGCGGTGCTGGGACTCTCAGCTCACCGGACAGATGGCGCTGGACATGCGGCCGAGGTCGACGTGGCGTCGACTCACCAAGGCAATTCCAGTTCCGGACATGACGGAAGCGTGTCATGGGGATCTCGCGACAGTCCACCACTATCCATGATGTGGACGAGTCTGTCCCGGTCAATGAGACGGTGTGGCGCCGGTCACGGGCAAATCGGGCGCCAGGGGTGGAGCGTAAAACCGGACAGACAAGGGGATTTGCTAAAAAAGCGGCTCGCGTTCGGCGCCCGGCCACGGACCCGGCGTGGCGACCGATTCCTCCAGTTCCGTCCGGGTGTCGAACAGCCGGAAGCCGCGCCTCCGGTAGTTCTCCATCGCGTGCGGTCCGTCCTTGGAACAGGTGTGCAGCCACACCCGCTTCGTCGCCGGACGCTCCGGCCACCGCTCGGCCAGGTCCCAGGCACGGGCCGTCCCGTACGACAGCAGATGCCCGCCGATCCGCCGCCCCCGGAACGCCGGGATCAGCCCGAAGTACATGATCTCGACGACCCCGTCGTCCTGCGGGTCCAATTCGATGTAGCCGGCCGGGGTGCCGTCGGCGTACGCCACCCACGTCTCCGCGCCCGGCCGCTCCAGCGCCTCGCGCCACTGCGCGTACGTCATCCCCAGCCGGTCCGTCCACCGGACGTCACCGCCGACCGCCGTGTAGAGGAACCGGCTGAACTCGGGCAGCGGCACCCCGGACCGCATGATCCGGACATCGCCCTCCGGCGCGGCGGACGGCCGCAGATCGTCCGGGGAGGTCTGCTCCAGGGACCAGATGGTCACCTCTTCGAGGGCCGGTCCTGCGGCACGTACGGGGTCGCTCATGGCAGCCAGACAACCATGCCCGGCCCCGCGCGCGAAAGCCGGGCCCCGGCCTCTCAGCCGACCCCGCGCGCCGCCGCCACCACCGGCGCGCTGGAGCGCGGCAGCAGGTCCGCCGGGTCGTCCGGCTCGACGACCTCCACCTCCACGCCCTCGACGAAGCGGTACGGGCGGTGCGCCAGCACCTCGGCCAGATGGCGCCGCAGCCGCGACATCTCCGCCCGCACCGTCACCGTCCGGGTCGCGTCGCCGAACAGGTCCTGCGCCAGCTCCGACGCCGTACGCCCCTCCCGGTGCAGCGCCAGCGCGTACAGCAGTTCGGCGTGGCGCGGCGAGAGCCGCTGCGCCCAGGTGCCCACCGGGCCCACCACGTTCACCGCGAGCGCCCGCGGGCGGCTCAGATCCAGCACCACCCGGCGCGGCGGGCTGTCCGCCGTCCCGTCCGCCACCTGCACCAGCCAGCCGCCCGGCAGCGGCTCCACCCGGCACATCCCCAGCGACGGCAGCCACACCCGCCCCGGCCCCAGCGACTTCGGCAGCGGCAGCCGGTCCACCGGAGGCATCCCCGTCACCGCCGCCGTCCAGCCGTGACCGTCCACCGCCACCGCCCGGCCGCCCAGCCGGCTCAGCACCGGCGCCGCCACCGCGCGCAGCCGGTCCACCGCCTCCAGATGCCGCACCCGGATCTCGCTCTCCGCCAGCCGCGCCACCGACCGCACCAGCGCCAGCGTCGTCGGATGGAAGGTGGACGCCGGCCCGCTGATGTCCACGATGCCCATCAGCCGCCCGTCACGCGGATCGCGCACCGGCGCCGCCGCACACGTCCAGCCGTGCAGACTGCGCACGAAGTGCTCCGCCGAGTGCACCTGCACCGGGGCGCGGGAGGCCAGCGCCGTACCGATCGCGTTGGTGCCGGTGATCTCCTCGGACCAGGCGGCGCCCTCCGCGAGGCAGATGCCGTCCGCCCGCCGCAGCACCGCGGTGTTGCCCTCGCGCCACAGCACCCGGCCGTCCACATCGGTGACCACCATGATCTGCTGCGAGGCGTCCGCGATGCTCGTCAGCCCGTCGCTGAGCAGCGGCATCACCTCGCCCAGCGCGGAGCTGCGGCGCCGGTGCTCGATCTCGTCCGCCTCCAGGAGCCTGCTGTGCGTCGTCTGCTCGGGATTGATCCCACTGCGCAGCACCCGGTCCCAGGAGGCCCCGATCTCCGCGCGCGGCACGGCCGGCATCCGGTCGCCCGCCATCCGCGCCTCACGGGCCCGGTGCACCAGACGTCTGGCCTCCGCGCTCTCCTGGGCGGCCGGCCGCATCACGCCGAGCGGAGTCGTCTCCACGCCCGTTCCCCCTCACCCCGCAGCGGGCCCCGTCCGGGGGCCGCACCCCCATCCTGCCGCCACTCGTGCCCCGCCACCGCAACTCCACACAATGGTTGCAACCCTCTGCAACTCTGGCGAGCGCCTCGGGTCCGTACAAGAGTGGCGGTACACCGTACCGACGGGCCCCGGCCCCACGTCCGGTGTGTACAGCATGGGGGGTGGTGCCGTGTCGGCGCAGCACCACCCCCCGTCGCTGTTCCCCCAAGCCGCCACCGCCCCGTCCGGCCGGGCCCGGTCCACGATCGAGGCCAGGTCCGGGGTGGGCGGCAGCGTCCCGAAGACCGCGCCCCCGTCCCCGCCCAGGCGCGCCGCGCAGAAGGCGTCCGCCACCTCCGGCGGCGCCCAGCGCACCAGCAGCGCACCCTGGAGCACCAGCGCCATGCGCTCCACCACACGGCGCGCCCGCGCCTCGATCCCCGCCAGATCGGCCAGCTCCGTAAGCATGTCCCGGATCGCCGCGTCCAGCCGGTGATCGGCGCCGCGCGCCCGCCCGATCTCCCGGAGGAACGCGTCGAACGCGAGCGGGTCACCGCCAAGCGACCGCAGCACGTCCAGCGCCAGGACGTTCCCCGGACCAGCCCCGATCGAGGGGAGCGGCGCCTCCCGCAGCAGCCGGGGCATCCCCGACTCCTCCACAAAGCCGTTGCCGCCCAGGCACTCCAGCGCCTCGCCCACCACCGGGGTACACCGCTTCGTCACCCAGTACGCGGCCACCGGCACGGCGATCCGCAGGAACGCCGACTCGCCCTCGCCCCCGTCGTCGTACGCGGCGGCGAGCCGCATCGCCAGCACGGTCGCCGCCTCCGACTCCAGCGCCAGATCGGCCAGCACCGTGCGCATCAGCGGCTTGTCCACGAGCGGGCCGCCGAACGCCGAGCGGTGCGCCGTGTGGTGGACGGCCCGCGCCACGGCCTGCCGCATCAGCGCCGCCGACCCGGTCACACAGTCCAGCCGGGTCGCCGCGAGCGTCCCCGTGAGCGTCTGCGTCCCCTGCCCCTCCTCGCCGATCCGGCGCGCCCATGTCCCGGCGAACTCGACCTCCGCCGAGGCGTCGGACCGGTTGCCCAGCTTGTCCTTGAGCCGCTGGATCGCGAACGGGTTGCGGCTGCCGTCCGGCAGCACACGGGGCAGCAGGAAGCAGGTGAGGCCGCCGGGGGCCTGCGCCAGGACCAGGAACCCGTCGGACATCGGCGCGGAGCAGAACCACTTGTGCCCGGTCAGCAGATACTCGCCCGCGCCCGACAGCGGCTCGGCCCGCGTGGCGACCGCCCGCGGGTCCGAGCCGCCCTGCTTCTCCGTCAGGCCCGTCCCGAGCAGCGCCCCGGCCTTCTCGCCGGCCGGCCGCAGCCCTTGGTCGTACACCCGCGAGGTCAGCAGCTGCTCCCACCCGGCCGCCACCTCCGGCTCGGCGCGCAGGGCCGGCACCGCCGCGTGCGTCGTCGACAGCGGGCCGCCGTGCCCCGCCTCCGCCTGGGTCCAGACCAGGAACCCGGCCGCCCGGCGCACGTGCCCGCCCGGCCGGTCCCAGCCGCCGGTCAGCCCCGCGCCGACCGCATGGCCCAGCAGCCGGTGCCAGGCCGGGTGGAAGTCCACCTCGTCCACGCGGTGCCCCGAGCGGTCGTGGGTGCGCAGCCTCGGCGGGTTCTCATTGGCCCGCGCCCCCCAGTCCGCCGCCTGTGCGGAGCCGGCGGACCGGCCGAGCGCCGACAGTTCCCGCCGCGCCTCCGCCAGCACCTCGGGCGGAAGATGACGTTCCACTGCCTCCCCGAGCACCCGGTCGGCGCCGAAGACGTCATAGCCGAGCAGGGGAGGGGCCTGGTTGGACACGGTGTGGGTGGTGGCTGCCATGCCGATACGGTAAAGAGGTGCAGGCAGCAGACGAAACACCCGAACGACCACCGGGCCGGCTCCACCGGGCCCGAGTCCTCTACCGCAACGTATCCAAGCGGCAGCTCGCCTGGCAGTTGCTCAAGGACACGGTCAACTCGTGCATGGAGTACCGCATCCTCGGACTCGCCGCCGAAGCGGCGTTCTTCACCCTGCTGTCCCTGCCCCCGCTGCTCCTGGGCCTGATCGGCCTGCTCGGATACGTGGACGAGTGGACCAGCACCACCACGGTCGCCTCCATCGAGCGCAACATCCTCAGCGCCGCGCACACCGTGCTCTCCGAGCGCGGCGTCAACGAGTTCGCCAAACCGCTGCTGGCCGACGTCACCACGGGCGCCCGGCCCGACGTCATCTCCATCGGCTTCGCCATCGCCCTGTGGTCCGGCTCCCGCGCGGTGAACGTCTTCATCGACACCATCACCGTGATGTACGGGCTGGACGGCCAGCGCGGCATCGTCAAGACCCGGATGCTCGCCTTCCTGCTGTACGTGGTGGCGCTGCTGCTCGGGGCGGTGGTGCTGCCGCTGCTCGTGGTGGGCCCCGACCGGGTCGTGGAGTTCATACCGTGGGGCACCGAGCTGATAAGCGTCCTGTACTGGCCGCTGGTGATCGTGCTGTCCGTCGCCTTCCTCACCACGCTGTACCACGTGTCCGTACCCGTCCGCTCGCCGTGGATCGAGGACATGCCGGGCGCCCTGGTGGCGCTGGCGATGTGGGTGCTGGGCAGCTTCCTGCTGCGGATCTACCTGACCAGCAC comes from the Streptomyces sp. NBC_00525 genome and includes:
- a CDS encoding YihY/virulence factor BrkB family protein, producing the protein MQAADETPERPPGRLHRARVLYRNVSKRQLAWQLLKDTVNSCMEYRILGLAAEAAFFTLLSLPPLLLGLIGLLGYVDEWTSTTTVASIERNILSAAHTVLSERGVNEFAKPLLADVTTGARPDVISIGFAIALWSGSRAVNVFIDTITVMYGLDGQRGIVKTRMLAFLLYVVALLLGAVVLPLLVVGPDRVVEFIPWGTELISVLYWPLVIVLSVAFLTTLYHVSVPVRSPWIEDMPGALVALAMWVLGSFLLRIYLTSTVEGPTIYGSLAAPIAVLLWIGISAFAVLVGAAVNAAIDRVWPSVATAAARAANDRVRAAQAAEFVARTRAESWHGGPLDEDDDEDDGDEGDSPYMPSEFPERWSRFLPPDDVKSRLHARERDGDRPANPYDE